One window from the genome of Methanobrevibacter sp. encodes:
- a CDS encoding aldo/keto reductase: MLYNTLGKTNLKVSRLGFGTMRLPTINSNADIDEVQAAEMLKYGIENGINIIDTAFPYHSKELDGNGNSERFVGKFLKENSMRDEIILQTKSPSWLMEEKSDFERYLDIQLEKLQTDYVDIYLLHSLTVPDWNKVENLGVLDFLDDCLSSGKVRHIGFSSHVEIDYLIEILDSYPKWEVALTQMNYLDEYYQSGIMGLNYLKDINVGSMIMEPLRGGRLVQNIPSEVQQLWNTSEKKRSPVEWALQYLWNRDDVDCVLSGMTNLNQVKENIKIASAEDIISEGDNELIREVARTYRTFLGNDCTRCGYCMPCPHGVDIINCLTEYNIAHMMNDPKASAMQYFSLIDEDSRADSCINCEECIPFCTQMLNIPEELEKVHEYFGEKFDHF, translated from the coding sequence ATGTTATACAATACGCTTGGAAAAACTAATCTTAAAGTTTCAAGACTCGGTTTTGGAACTATGAGACTTCCCACAATTAATTCCAATGCTGACATTGACGAAGTTCAAGCAGCTGAAATGTTAAAGTATGGAATTGAAAATGGAATAAACATAATCGATACGGCATTTCCTTACCACAGCAAGGAGCTTGACGGTAACGGAAACAGTGAAAGGTTTGTCGGTAAATTTTTAAAAGAAAACAGCATGAGAGACGAAATAATACTCCAGACAAAATCCCCCTCCTGGTTAATGGAGGAAAAATCTGACTTTGAGAGATATTTAGACATTCAGCTTGAGAAACTGCAAACTGATTATGTTGATATTTATCTCCTTCACTCATTAACCGTCCCTGATTGGAACAAGGTGGAAAATTTAGGCGTTCTTGACTTTTTGGATGACTGTTTAAGCAGCGGAAAAGTCAGGCACATCGGATTCTCATCACATGTCGAAATAGATTATTTAATTGAGATACTTGACTCCTATCCGAAATGGGAAGTTGCATTAACCCAGATGAATTATCTTGATGAATATTACCAGTCAGGAATAATGGGCCTCAATTATCTAAAGGACATAAATGTTGGAAGCATGATTATGGAACCTCTCCGCGGAGGAAGATTAGTTCAAAATATACCAAGTGAAGTTCAGCAATTATGGAATACCTCAGAAAAGAAAAGAAGTCCTGTCGAATGGGCTCTGCAGTATTTATGGAATAGAGATGACGTTGATTGTGTTTTAAGCGGAATGACCAACTTAAACCAGGTGAAAGAAAATATCAAAATCGCCTCTGCTGAAGACATTATCAGTGAGGGAGATAATGAATTAATCAGAGAAGTTGCAAGAACTTACAGAACATTTCTTGGAAACGACTGTACCAGATGCGGCTATTGCATGCCCTGCCCCCATGGAGTCGACATCATAAACTGCCTAACAGAATATAACATTGCACATATGATGAATGACCCTAAAGCAAGCGCCATGCAATATTTTTCACTGATAGATGAAGATTCAAGAGCAGACAGCTGCATTAACTGTGAAGAGTGCATACCATTTTGTACACAGATGTTGAATATCCCGGAAGAACTTGAAAAGGTGCACGAGTATTTCGGTGAGAAATTTGATCATTTCTGA
- a CDS encoding HesA/MoeB/ThiF family protein, producing MSKKFKDDDYWQIASRQMSIVCESEQQRFKDCKITVIGCGGIGGETIEMLARMGVGELVLVDEDSFDLSNLNRQNFATVDEIGQAKSEVAGKKVKLINPFVKVTSYNEHVDETNIDNIIGDSDIVIDALDNILTRVIVSRKAKEKGIAYVHGAIHGTLGQITTFLPNTESYEEMFSLPSFEKELTDSIIEELKNVTSGIPPVIGPTPNLIGCLQAFEAYKIITGIGKVTVAPKILTFDLLDLGSFLLDEF from the coding sequence ATGTCTAAAAAATTTAAAGATGATGATTACTGGCAGATAGCTTCCCGACAGATGAGCATTGTATGTGAAAGTGAACAGCAACGGTTTAAAGACTGCAAAATCACAGTAATAGGCTGCGGAGGCATTGGTGGAGAGACAATTGAAATGCTTGCAAGAATGGGTGTTGGAGAACTTGTTTTAGTTGATGAAGATTCATTTGACTTATCCAACCTAAACAGACAGAATTTTGCAACAGTTGATGAAATCGGACAGGCAAAAAGTGAAGTTGCAGGTAAAAAGGTCAAGCTGATAAACCCTTTTGTTAAGGTAACCAGCTATAACGAGCACGTTGATGAGACAAACATTGACAATATTATCGGAGACTCAGACATTGTTATTGATGCTCTGGACAATATACTTACAAGAGTAATTGTCTCAAGAAAGGCGAAAGAGAAAGGAATAGCTTATGTTCACGGTGCAATTCATGGAACCTTAGGTCAAATTACAACATTCCTGCCAAATACCGAAAGTTATGAGGAAATGTTCAGCCTCCCCTCTTTTGAAAAGGAGCTTACAGACAGCATCATTGAAGAGCTTAAAAATGTCACATCAGGCATTCCTCCTGTAATAGGGCCGACTCCAAATTTAATAGGTTGTCTTCAGGCATTTGAAGCTTATAAAATCATAACAGGAATCGG